In a genomic window of Punica granatum isolate Tunisia-2019 chromosome 6, ASM765513v2, whole genome shotgun sequence:
- the LOC116212164 gene encoding extensin-like, translated as MAEDQQLAIHEHDTPPTPHSQTPLTQVISPPMPADISTAHSGIPIGHPPPTAQTASNLVESARFTALEGMVNHLAANMATNMTELMAMLRNQNQASSSFTSPLEHRPIVDPNPTITPTFVSEVEDASFSTMTFIPTVHPINDPLPPPPAPTAVPLPPAAFLSTDSTMHTLPSLTVSMHPPIYTVPPPTIPPVTIAQAPVSTADQFPFQTPQPK; from the coding sequence atggcagaagaccAACAACTCGCCATTCATGAACATGATACTCCGCCAACGCCacattctcaaacaccactGACGCAAGTTATATCACCTCCAATGCCCGCGGACATATCTACAGCACATTCAGGCATCCCTATCGGACATCCTCCACCAACAGCACAGACGGCGTCCAACCTTGTGGAGTCCGCACGTTTTACCGCGTTAGAAGGAATGGTGAACCACTTGGCGGCCAACATGGCTACCAACATGACGGagctcatggccatgctcAGGAATCAGAATCAGGCTTCATCGAGCTTTACTTCGCCTCTGGAGCATAGACCAATTGTCGATCCAAATCCAACAATCACTCCAACCTTTGTTTCGGAGGTTGAAGACGCATCTTTCTCAACAATGACGTTTATACCAACGGTCCATCCGATCAATGATCCTTtaccgccaccacctgctccaacAGCAGTTCCGTTGCCACCAGCAGCTTTCTTATCCACGGACTCGACTATGCATACGCTGCCATCGCTAACCGTGTCAATGCATCCTCCAATCTATACTGTGCCACCACCGACAATTCCTCCGGTCACGATCGCACAGGCTCCTGTTTCCACTGCagaccaatttcctttccaaactccACAGCCCAAATAA